In one Pygocentrus nattereri isolate fPygNat1 chromosome 21, fPygNat1.pri, whole genome shotgun sequence genomic region, the following are encoded:
- the LOC108425773 gene encoding uncharacterized protein LOC108425773 isoform X1: protein MAETYCSQRLSINIDNKTVSELKNEWPYLFEATHFFDHTERLLGIPVQRKLAEELSKKGRTIVNFLMQTKVTQFAVMEELLKDPLKLLSSIGRYLGDNTEVLLIQKEGLNPTTLSLPSTPCVIILGNKDFQMAVDQTVVNDHLCCPLTALSYLFSLFYVLNIQYPKDAALSLEFIQRSLLGISPGRGTKVEQKGKKQHKKHPKLLKFLSELSDYQNPWTMKIYIGLPELLSDFHIILL, encoded by the exons ATGGCTGAAACGTATTGCAGCCAACGCCTCTCAATTAACATTGATAATAAAACAGTTAGTGAGTTAAAAAATGAATGGCCCTACTTGTTTGAAGCAACTCATTTCTTTGATCACACTGAAAGACTGCTTGGCATCCCTGTTCAAAGAAAGCTGGCAGAGGAACTGTCAAAAAAAGGAAGAACAATAGTGAACTTTTTAATGCAAACAAAAGTGACTCAGTTTGCAGTAATGGAGGAATTGCTCAAAGACCCACTGAAACTGCTCTCCAGCATTGGCAGGTACCTTGGTGATAATACCGAGGTGCTGCTGATCCAGAAAGAg GGTCTCAACCCTACCACATTGAGCTTGCCAAGCACTCCATGTGTCATCATCCTTG GTAATAAAGACTTTCAGATGGCAGTGGACCAGACAGTTGTCAATGATCATCTGTGCTGCCCATTGACAGCATTGAGCTATCTGTTTAGTCTCTTCTATGTTCTCAACATTCAATACCCAAAGGATGCAGCATTGTCACTGGAGTTTATTCAGAG AAGTCTCCTGGGGATCAGTCCTGGACGAGGGACCAAAGTggaacagaaaggaaaaaagcagcACAAGAAACACCCTAAGCTACTGAAGTTCCTCTCTGAACTGAGTGACTATCAAAACCCATGGACAAT GAAGATCTACATAGGTCTGCCAGAACTTCTCAGTGACTTCCACATCATTCTACTGTAA
- the LOC108425773 gene encoding uncharacterized protein LOC108425773 isoform X2, translating into MAETYCSQRLSINIDNKTVSELKNEWPYLFEATHFFDHTERLLGIPVQRKLAEELSKKGRTIVNFLMQTKVTQFAVMEELLKDPLKLLSSIGRYLGDNTEVLLIQKEGLNPTTLSLPSTPCVIILGNKDFQMAVDQTVVNDHLCCPLTALSYLFSLFYVLNIQYPKDAALSLEFIQRSLLGISPGRGTKVEQKGKKQHKKHPKLLKFLSELRRST; encoded by the exons ATGGCTGAAACGTATTGCAGCCAACGCCTCTCAATTAACATTGATAATAAAACAGTTAGTGAGTTAAAAAATGAATGGCCCTACTTGTTTGAAGCAACTCATTTCTTTGATCACACTGAAAGACTGCTTGGCATCCCTGTTCAAAGAAAGCTGGCAGAGGAACTGTCAAAAAAAGGAAGAACAATAGTGAACTTTTTAATGCAAACAAAAGTGACTCAGTTTGCAGTAATGGAGGAATTGCTCAAAGACCCACTGAAACTGCTCTCCAGCATTGGCAGGTACCTTGGTGATAATACCGAGGTGCTGCTGATCCAGAAAGAg GGTCTCAACCCTACCACATTGAGCTTGCCAAGCACTCCATGTGTCATCATCCTTG GTAATAAAGACTTTCAGATGGCAGTGGACCAGACAGTTGTCAATGATCATCTGTGCTGCCCATTGACAGCATTGAGCTATCTGTTTAGTCTCTTCTATGTTCTCAACATTCAATACCCAAAGGATGCAGCATTGTCACTGGAGTTTATTCAGAG AAGTCTCCTGGGGATCAGTCCTGGACGAGGGACCAAAGTggaacagaaaggaaaaaagcagcACAAGAAACACCCTAAGCTACTGAAGTTCCTCTCTGAACTGA GAAGATCTACATAG